The following coding sequences lie in one SAR202 cluster bacterium genomic window:
- a CDS encoding sugar phosphate isomerase/epimerase has protein sequence MKLSISVRVAEKFSNKREASMGLDGLVRLAAASGYHAVCMRASQVGLHTPPEVVEEKREMLDAMGLKVSMVTGDFAIPENNDECPNALRNITPYLDLAEALGATLLRVGIKKAEDIPWTQRAADEAAERGMALAQQSHNRSPFETVEESVRYLKSINRRNFGITYEPANLELCGADYGPSTIRAFAPYLLNVYLQNQRLRPDGPNVIETWSRGPVRFEQIPMWDTRGIDFPAVLRALEQVGYEGYVTVHQASTGTITPEEAITKSAAYLRSLGRFDPA, from the coding sequence ATGAAGCTGTCGATTTCAGTCAGGGTTGCCGAAAAGTTCAGCAACAAGCGTGAGGCCTCGATGGGTCTGGACGGGCTCGTTAGGCTCGCCGCAGCCAGCGGGTACCATGCCGTCTGCATGCGCGCCTCGCAGGTGGGGTTGCACACCCCTCCGGAGGTCGTGGAGGAAAAGCGAGAGATGCTTGATGCCATGGGGCTGAAGGTATCGATGGTCACCGGCGACTTCGCCATACCGGAGAACAACGACGAGTGCCCCAACGCCCTGCGCAATATCACGCCGTACCTCGACCTGGCGGAGGCGCTCGGCGCGACTCTGCTGAGGGTCGGCATAAAGAAGGCGGAAGACATCCCCTGGACGCAGCGGGCGGCGGACGAGGCGGCGGAGCGCGGGATGGCGCTGGCGCAGCAGAGCCATAACCGCAGCCCGTTCGAGACGGTTGAGGAGTCGGTCAGGTACCTGAAGTCGATCAACCGGCGCAACTTCGGGATCACCTACGAGCCGGCGAACCTGGAGCTCTGCGGCGCAGACTACGGCCCTTCAACGATCAGGGCGTTCGCGCCTTACCTGCTGAACGTCTACCTGCAGAACCAGAGGCTGCGGCCGGACGGCCCGAACGTCATCGAGACCTGGTCGCGGGGGCCGGTGCGTTTCGAGCAGATTCCCATGTGGGACACGCGCGGAATAGACTTCCCGGCAGTCTTGCGCGCGCTGGAGCAGGTGGGCTACGAAGGCTACGTCACGGTGCACCAGGCCTCCACGGGCACAATCACGCCCGAGGAGGCGATCACAAAGAGCGCAGCGTACCTGAGGAGCCTCGGCCGGTTCGACCCGGCGTAG
- a CDS encoding MBL fold metallo-hydrolase — protein MNRLFILGSGAPQPANDRFGSSYVLKVGDEHLMFDCGPGTTYKLFKMGMTAMQIDHLFFTHHHFDHDVDYPCLVLTRWDSGAGKIKDLNAFGPRLTERLTKRILDEHTGAFAHDWIARVNHPLSLGAYTFRGGVLPRRPPAVNAKDVGPGAVAKGKSWEVIAAPAVHVQPYLDSLAYRVNTDEGSYVFTGDTAICDSVINLARGADVVFCNTTCIDEDYPGTPDLIYMMGTDGASRIGRESGAKQLVIVHNRRIASPGLMERAIGEIAKQYDGQIVFGAEMMEVPPFNRPIARQ, from the coding sequence ATGAACCGTTTGTTTATCCTCGGCAGCGGCGCTCCCCAGCCCGCGAACGACCGCTTCGGGTCCTCGTACGTGCTCAAGGTGGGAGACGAGCACCTGATGTTCGACTGCGGGCCCGGCACTACCTACAAGCTCTTCAAGATGGGCATGACCGCCATGCAGATCGACCACCTCTTCTTCACGCACCACCACTTCGACCACGACGTGGACTATCCGTGCCTGGTGCTTACGCGATGGGATTCCGGCGCGGGCAAAATCAAAGATCTGAACGCCTTCGGCCCGAGGCTCACCGAGCGGCTTACAAAGCGCATACTGGACGAGCATACCGGCGCTTTCGCCCACGACTGGATCGCGAGGGTCAACCACCCGTTAAGCCTGGGGGCGTACACCTTCCGCGGGGGCGTCCTGCCCCGCCGTCCGCCGGCTGTAAATGCGAAAGACGTGGGCCCCGGTGCCGTCGCGAAAGGCAAGTCGTGGGAGGTCATCGCCGCTCCGGCGGTGCATGTCCAGCCATATCTGGACTCCCTGGCGTACCGTGTGAACACAGATGAGGGCAGCTACGTTTTCACGGGCGACACAGCCATTTGCGACAGCGTTATCAACCTGGCCAGAGGGGCGGACGTGGTCTTTTGCAACACCACCTGCATAGATGAGGACTATCCAGGCACGCCCGATCTCATCTACATGATGGGCACGGACGGCGCCTCCCGCATTGGCCGTGAGTCCGGCGCAAAACAGCTTGTGATCGTCCACAACCGCCGCATTGCGTCGCCCGGACTTATGGAGCGCGCTATCGGCGAGATTGCCAAGCAATACGACGGTCAGATAGTATTCGGCGCGGAAATGATGGAGGTCCCTCCATTCAACCGCCCGATAGCCCGTCAGTAG
- a CDS encoding DNA helicase UvrD, whose product MTYVADLHMHSPFARECSKLLTFENLAATARKKGIHLLASGDFTHPKQLEATKRMLREAGGGLFEYGDVKFILGTEVNSIAEEGGRRRRVHLLLFAPTIHAVERVNRELAKAGNLLEDGRPTVRVSPREIVTLLKEVDERCFLIPAHLWTPWYGIYGSRSGFDSLEECFGDSMRHIHGIEIGLSSDPAMNWRTPSLDNVSILSFSDAHSLPNMGREVTVFNGKPSYDGLVKALRQQDIAYTVEFFPEEGKYHYSGHRQCGVSLAPEQVREQGVRCPVCKRKMTIGVMQRVEDLAGRGAALTREPDGTLRGPTNRPPFRHMVSLRQIVGESLGTGPTGKRATALHERILGELGPEIQLLTETDPKDLGPVAGERVTEGIMRVRRGEVSIMPGFDGEYGKVSVWPAAEPAMRPR is encoded by the coding sequence ATGACGTATGTAGCGGACCTCCATATGCACTCACCGTTTGCCAGGGAGTGCAGCAAGCTCCTGACCTTCGAGAACCTGGCCGCCACGGCGCGCAAGAAAGGCATCCACCTCCTTGCGAGCGGCGACTTCACGCACCCGAAACAGCTGGAGGCAACGAAGCGGATGCTCAGGGAGGCGGGCGGCGGCCTTTTCGAGTACGGGGACGTGAAGTTCATCCTTGGGACCGAGGTGAACAGCATCGCCGAGGAGGGTGGGCGGCGCCGCAGGGTGCACCTGCTGCTGTTCGCGCCCACGATACACGCCGTGGAGAGGGTCAACCGGGAGCTGGCGAAGGCGGGTAACCTGTTGGAGGACGGCAGGCCGACGGTCCGCGTCAGCCCCCGGGAAATAGTCACGCTTCTGAAAGAGGTGGACGAGCGCTGCTTTCTAATCCCGGCGCACCTGTGGACGCCTTGGTACGGCATCTACGGCTCCAGGTCCGGCTTCGATTCTCTTGAGGAGTGCTTCGGCGACAGCATGCGGCACATCCACGGCATCGAGATCGGGCTGTCCAGCGATCCGGCAATGAACTGGAGGACGCCGTCCCTGGACAATGTGTCCATCCTGTCATTCTCGGATGCTCACTCGCTCCCGAATATGGGGAGAGAGGTAACCGTGTTCAACGGAAAGCCGAGCTACGACGGCCTCGTCAAGGCGCTGAGGCAGCAGGACATCGCCTACACGGTGGAGTTTTTCCCTGAGGAAGGGAAGTACCACTATTCCGGCCACCGCCAGTGCGGCGTCAGCCTTGCGCCGGAACAGGTGCGGGAGCAGGGGGTGCGCTGCCCGGTCTGCAAGCGCAAGATGACGATCGGCGTTATGCAGCGGGTGGAGGACCTGGCGGGTCGTGGGGCAGCCCTTACCCGGGAGCCGGACGGGACGCTGCGCGGACCCACGAACAGGCCGCCCTTTAGGCACATGGTCTCGCTGCGGCAAATAGTCGGGGAGTCGCTGGGAACCGGGCCGACGGGCAAAAGGGCCACGGCGCTCCATGAACGGATACTTGGGGAGTTGGGGCCGGAGATACAGCTACTGACGGAAACGGACCCGAAGGACCTCGGGCCAGTGGCCGGTGAACGCGTTACGGAGGGAATCATGCGCGTGCGCAGAGGCGAGGTCTCCATCATGCCGGGCTTCGACGGCGAATACGGCAAGGTGAGTGTGTGGCCGGCGGCGGAACCGGCTATGCGTCCGCGATGA
- a CDS encoding GNAT family N-acetyltransferase — protein sequence MVQTVTLKPVTREDVVRLRAWLQDDEVAESWFGRYSYGNPAHLGYNPEKVVSASDEEWERTFNDSAHRMYSIYSEKGEHVGEVHVAIENSLGDGQISILIGRKDMWHHGYGSAGMRAVLNVAFKEWGLYRVWVDVPEYNKAALTMCEHLGFMHEGTLRKSRPHEGARFDSVVMGMLAAEYLSRTPGAQQGKNK from the coding sequence TTGGTCCAGACTGTGACGCTAAAGCCGGTTACCAGAGAAGACGTTGTAAGGCTGCGCGCGTGGCTCCAGGACGACGAGGTGGCGGAGAGCTGGTTCGGACGCTATTCCTACGGCAACCCCGCGCACCTTGGATACAATCCCGAGAAGGTCGTGTCTGCATCCGACGAGGAATGGGAGAGGACGTTCAACGACTCCGCCCACAGGATGTATTCCATCTACTCCGAGAAAGGCGAGCATGTGGGCGAGGTCCACGTGGCCATAGAGAATAGCCTTGGGGACGGGCAGATATCCATCCTCATCGGCCGCAAGGACATGTGGCACCACGGTTACGGCTCGGCGGGGATGAGGGCTGTCCTGAACGTGGCCTTCAAGGAATGGGGACTCTACCGCGTGTGGGTGGATGTGCCCGAGTACAACAAGGCTGCCCTCACAATGTGCGAGCACCTGGGTTTCATGCACGAAGGGACGCTGAGAAAGAGCCGCCCACACGAGGGCGCTCGTTTCGACTCGGTTGTTATGGGCATGCTCGCAGCGGAGTACTTGTCCCGGACGCCGGGGGCGCAGCAGGGCAAGAACAAGTAG